AATATGAAAATGTGCATATTTCAATATAAATACAAGATCCGGATAGCTACTAAGCAATGGCATTAAAATTTATGGCAAATTTAAGGCGTATGGAATGCATTTCCTACGCTTTAGCACTGTTTAAATTGAGTAATTGGTTTAATTGGTGTGTAATGAGATGAAATAAGATTCAAGTTTTTTTCTATTTGTCACACTCGAATTTTAAATACAGCAACATTTATTTTATAATGTTTATGCAGCAGAAATGTCTTCGCTGGGAGTGCAACGTCCTCGATTTTAAGACAGTCTGTAAGAAATTTAACACACATTATTAGCCCTTAACGGGATCCAAATAAGTATGTGTTCACCTCTTACCAATTTCGTGTAGTTCCTTTCGTAACCATTTAAGGCACACTTCTAGCGGGAAAAACAAAAGTTTTCGACGAAAAAACTCAAAGATCGCCAGAGTTGCATGTGTAAGGGACTTTAACTATAGTtcataaaatataaaaaattaaataatgaTCTCCGAATGGATTAATAAACATAGATACTTACAAAGGCAAAAACCACATAGTACACAAGGGTAGtgggaaaaagaaacaaaattGCTGAGAAAAATATTGTGGCAAGGTATAGCTGTCGATCCATATAATTATGAGCTTCAATACGGCCTGTAATGAAACATATGTAAATAAATTGAGATCTGAACATCTTTGTACCAATCTTTGTATATTTTTAGTAGACCTACCTTTTAATATATTATATCGGTTCCCACGAACCACTTGCCAAAGTACGGATAATCCTTTCTTTTCCACTTTATATAGACTTCAAAGAGAGATCAAGATCCATTATATGTAAGTTAAGGCTTAATTTATTCAATCTGGACTTACACTTTGGTGTAAATATGGAAACAATGCGAATGCAATGAAACAATTGATATTAAATCTGCGAGTAAAGCTATCTGGAATGTAAACCCCAGGCATCCAAATACTCCAATGGCCAGGAAAACTTGCCGTACTATTGGTTCAATCAAATCTATCAAATTGAATATGAATGAGTATTAAATAtgcatttaaatttttattaatttatataTTAAAACGTACCCAAAAACATGGACCACAATTGAATATGATATTTAAAACAATCGAGGAAGAAATTATTTAAATGTATATTCAATTTAAGACCAATAGGACTTCCTTCTAAAACATTCAACAGGCTGTATAGCTGGTTGATAATACCCTAAAATAATGGTAAATGGATAATTGCTATATGAGTGCTGCATTTCTCGACCAACTTACATGGGAAATTTGTATAAGGAAATCGCCCGGTGGGGTAACTAATGAAAACATTATCACCATCAAAAGTATACCCAATACTCGATCTAATACAATATTTTTCATCCTATTACTAtaacgaaacaaaaaaaatgtatagaaaaacaataaaaataaaaagtcATGTAAAAAATTATTCTTACCCTTTATGACAGGTTGATTGCCATTCTTTAAAGTGCTTATAAACAGTCGTGTGGCCCATTATGTTATTAATGAAAACATTTTCGGCAGTATATTTAAACAACTGTATGGGCGCATCGGCTACAAGAAGTAACAGGTGAAGACCACTCTTGAGTGCCCTGTTTTTGGGCTTATGAACTGCAACTTCGGACTGGGCCAAGCGAAAGAGCTCCAGAAAATCACAATCGCTGCCACCGCTTCCCGATGGTTGATCCAGTGTAATCTCATCATTGACAAACAATTCTTGCACTTTTTTCTTGTGATATAGAAttattttgatttgtttgaGGTGTTCTGGGGTGATTCCTATGTATCCCAGTGAAATGTTTGGCTCCTTTTTGTCGTAAGTAAAACATATGCGCATATCGAGTTGGTGGTAGATGTTCGGTTTTTCTGCGCAGGTATTACTGCACAGGATAGAGCCGAGGAAACGCAAATTGCTGATTGTCCCATGCTCCATCGATGCTGTGTTGAAGTCGAAGTCGACAGCATCTACGACATAGTATACGACGTCCTCGTTTATTTGTACTTGTCCGTACAAATTAGTTGGTTGTTTGAGGGTGAAGTAATCGATGGGCAAGTATATTTTGATGCTCATTTTGCAATGGAATTAAATAAACACTGGACCAAACATCAGTAAAGTAAAAACCACTAGAAATAAAGAAACAACAAACAAGCCGGCAACTGGTTATATATTCTCTGAGCTACTGAGAAGGTGACGAAATGTACATATGCTTTCAACTGCGAATAGTTGATTGACGTcacaaacacaagcataaGAAGATTGAATGAAAACAAAAGGTAAAATCGATTAATCTTTATTATTAAATTGGTCGCTTACCTGACCCTACACATGTTTATGGTTTTACAGATAATTATAATCGCAAAATAGGCTTTGAATTAATATAAAATATGAGTTTACAAAATACTTAAGCGTTTGAGTACATCCGAAAAatgtaatgtaatttaataTCACCTAATTTCCATCCATTGGTAGGctcttttaattaaaataagcTAGAATAATTTACCTTCTCACCTTATTTTGTATTGACACCATTGACAATTTCCCACCGCCGAAATAGTAGTTCGTTTGGCGATAACTCTGAAAAGGCACCCCTGCGATAGTTACAACGTTTCATTCCACTGTTCTGCTATATTCACGTGTTCTGTTTTATTTCGTTTCTCTTGATATATTTTTTGTGTTAATGTACCCCTTCCGACGGGATACATTTTTCGTCGGcattaataaatattaaaactagtttttgtttaaatagcaatttatttttttgcatCAATTCGAAAATGGGCTATGATGGTAAGTTCGCATTGCAAAACAACAGAACATATCCGCGCACAAACTGTATTTTCGATGCGTAAGTGTACACAAATAAAGTGTACGTACATATGCACATACAGTGAAAAAACTACAAATATTGTGCAAATCGTACAAAATTTCGCATTTCATCTGTATTGAAGCATTTCATATTATGGTATATTGAACAAAATGTTGCCGCAGAGTGAAAATGTAATGCATTTCATGTACATTTTTGCATTATCATTTTGACCGGtgtacacatacatatgtatgtgtgtacgcatacatatgcacataaCAATTGCAAACTATTTGTTGCCTTTAGCTAAGATTTTGTGATATTTTTGGTAGTCTTGAGTCAAGATATCTAAAGAGTTGAGCAAATATTCCTAGTCATGTTTTGTGTTTATAAATTCACATACCGCATTTAAAATGCAGGCATAAACACATGCAGACATACGTACGAAACttttagaaaatattttgcatCGAAACTGCATTGTTACTATGATAATGAGTGggttttttcggttttgtttcttatatttttttgtagaTCGTGAACGTGACCGTGACCGCGATCGCCGTCGCCATCGTTCACGCTCTCGTGACCGCCATCGCGAGCGTTCCAGGGACCATCGTCATCACCGCAATTCGCGTCGTAAGCCATCTCTCTACTGGGATGTGCCGCCACCAGGATTTGAGCACATTACTCCGATGCAGTACAAAGCAATGCAGGCCTCCGGACAGATACCGGCCAGCGTTGTCCCAGACACTCCTCAGACAGCCGTGCCCGTTGTCGGTTCAACCATAACCCGCCAGGCGCGTCGCTTGTACGTCGGCAACATTCCGTTTGGCGTCACCGAGGAGGAAATGATGGAGTTCTTTAATCAGCAAATGCATTTAGTTGGCCTGGCCCAAGCAGCCGGCAGTCCAGTACTTGCTTGCCAAATAAATTTGGACAAAAATTTCGCTTTCCTTGAGTTTCGTTCAATAGACGAGACCACTCAAGCAATGGCTTTTGATGGCATCAATTTAAAAGGGCAAAGCCTGAAGATTAGGCGGCCGCATGATTACCAGCCTATGCCGGGCATAACAGATACTCCGGCCATTAAACCCGCTGTTGGTGAGTTCCTCTCTAAACCCATAAAATTGTAACTTTTTAATTGCAACTTGAAACATTTTCACAGTTTCCAGTGGAGTTATCTCGACGGTGGTACCAGACTCGCCCCACAAAATATTTATTGGCGGTCTGCCCAACTATTTAAATGACGATCAGGTTAGTAAGAATATATAGTATGGATATATACGAATTTCAACAATAATTACACTTGCTTGTACACGTTCCTATTTAAGGTTAAGGAACTGTTGCTCTCATTTGGAAAGCTACGTGCATTTAACCTTGTTAAAGACGCTGCTACTGGCTTATCAAAAGGGTACGCTTTCTGTGAATATGTAGACCTAAGCATCACCGACCAGGTAAGAAACAATCTACTGTGTATTATATTTCTATCGAAATCTATATGAAATTTGTGTCGCATTCTTTATAGTCGATTGCTGGCTTAAATGGTATGCAACTGGGCGACAAGAAACTTATCGTACAACGTGCCagcgttggggccaagaacgctCAGAATGCCTCAAACTCTAGTCAGTCCGTTATGCTGCAGGTGCCAGGACTGTCGACGGTCGTTAGTAGTGGTCCACCCACAGAGGTGCTTTGTCTGCTTAATATGGTCACTCCCGACGAGCTGCGCGATGAAGAAGAATACGAAGATATACTGGAGGACATCAAGGAGGAGTGTACAAAGTATGGTGTGGTGCGAAGTGTCGAAATACCGCGGCCCATCGAGGGCGTTGAGGTACCCGGATGTGGCAAAGTTTTTGTCGAATTCAATTCGGTCCTCGATTGTCAAAAGGCACAACAGGCCCTTACCGGACGCAAGTTCAGCGATCGCGTCGTTGTTACTTCATACTTTGATCCTGACAAATACCATAGACGCGAATTTTAGataaaaactacaaaaaaaaacaaacaaaaaaactaaCACTAAATCATATTTCTCACATTCACCGATGTTCAATAAAATTACACAtaataaacaacaacaatgtaTGACCCGACGTGTGTCTCACTAAAAAAAaagtgttttgtttttctctttttgtATTTACTTTGGGACTGTTGGCCCGATTTTGTGGTACAGGCCCAGCCATGGCCCAGGGTTGGCCATGTTAAAGGGACAGACAGGATTCTCTCGGACAATAGAAGAGCAATAAGAGAGCATAGGCTGGACCGAAGGAAAGAATGTTAAAGAGTTGGTACGCTTGATAAGAGATCGATTTATGCTGCCCTGGGTCGGAGGCCAATAGCTGAACAGTGACGTGACTACACAAGAACAGACCACGGTGCACACACCAACCTCACAGAAGGAAGGACAGATGCAGTCCGCCAAGTGAAGGGGGAAAGAGGGGCCATTATTCGGTCCTGAATTAAACCTATGTATGCATCTGTGGACTCACAAAAAATGCGAAAGCATTCCAACGTTGAGGGGATATCTCACAGGCTATTATTACCTGTGAAGTATAACCTCAAGAAACCCTGCTTCCCTGCCCTGCAGATTTAGATTTAAACTTTAATCTCACAGaggaaatacaaaaataatatATTTCATGAAATAGAAAGAGATTGTCGGGTCGGTTTTTACTGCAATGAAACTGAGGGAAAAATAGTGGAAACAGCGGTGGTGGGAAACTGTACCCAGAAGTAGTCTATGATATAATTATGAACATAGAAATAGTGTACATGGATATTCATCGTATTTCTTATAGAGGTATTGCACTTGACTATTGTTATCCTGGATTGTACCAGAATCTGATGGCAATATAATGTACATAGGAATGGAATCTATCATAAGTGGAATGGAATTCATACAGCTCTCAAAATATCCATAATCTTTTCTTTCTAAGTATATGTATAAGAGTCCATTGGTTAGGCAAAGGGCTGAACATTCTTGCCCAAATCTTGCTAATAACTTGATCTTTTTAATACAAAATTAATATGTTTCCTAAAAGATTGGCTAATTATTATATGCGTAATATTATTTTAAGCTTTAACCACTTTTTGTAAGGTTTTCCTCCAAATATTAAAGTAAACCAAGGATGCAGCGATAGTTTTATGTAGTTATAAAGAATGTGGAAGCTCCATTTGAAGCTTGGCACGATGCCCCAAATGGAAATCGGTACTTAGCCAATcgtaaagaatatatattaaTTTATCAGATAAAAATGCCATGGAAAAGATCTTAAAACAGCTGTCAAATGAAAATGTATTTGAAATTGATGACTAATGACTATCCAATATGTTTAAATATTGATATTATTAATGTTTTTAAAAGTTACGTGCCATTAAGTTACGATGGAAGTCGCTTGTAAAGTTAAGGCCCATCTAACGCCGGTTAATCTTTAtttggcattaaaaaattGTAAAACATTAAACAGTATAGGTAAAGGTTTCGTTTGGTTTGTACGGGTACACCGtaggtatatgtatatgtttctgatatgatatgatatgatatgcATATGAGACATTCGTTAACCAGTTAAAAAATAGACATACGACATAGAAACAGAGAGGCGAAAATGGTACATAGACAATAACTTAAAGTACAACTAGAAAATACTTGAAAAATGCTTGACTAAAACACAGATAAATGTAGATCTATCTATGGTTTTAGTATGTGGTAAGTAGACATAGAATAAAATATATTGCACGGGGTCTGCCGCTTTAGAAATATGTGGGAGAGTGGAAAAGGCTCCTACTCTTTCATTAAATGCTTGAATGCTTGAAATTTCAAATGGGTTTTGTTCCAGAACTTATCAAATGGAATGCCCTTTAAGTTTTGTTCAGTTGTGGTGCGTGTGTTTCAGATACTTTTGGGGTACTTCAGGAGGACTCTATGGCTAAGTGGAAGTGATATTTGTTATCTTTATGTTGACCAGCAATGAGGATAGTTCTAGTTCCTCGCTGAATTTGTTCCTCAAGATTACACTGCGATAGCCCTGGCGCACACAGGTCAATGGATAGCAGGCCTGCGCTATGAAATGTGTCTCCGCAAACATATCCTCGTCCTGGACTTCGAACCGGAGGATCGCAAACTGTGGATTGCGTACGGTAAACTCGCAGGCCTCATTCCACACCGGATTGAAGCCATTCTCATTGACTTTGGTGCGATATTTGATCCCAGTATCGAAGCTGGCGCCCATGATTTCCACCACGATTTGTGGATTATTGGATTTACCGCCGCGAAACAGATGCCGTGCCGCTATCAGGCGTATGCTGACACGCACTTCATTGAGGCCATCGGACAGCGGGTTGTTTGGATTGAAACTTTCGGCCTTCATGAACGACGGCTTCAGTATATAGCCACATTGGCCATTATTCCGGAACTTGGCCTGATTCAGTTGCATGGCCTTGTCGCCCGTCTGATAGTTGAGGGCTATCATCTGAGATCCAATATTCCAGAAAGGCACGGGATTGAAGTTCGACGAGTCGAGGCGCTGCCCCTTGGGATACACCCGACTGATTTGGTTTCGATGATACGAGAGAAAGAGCTGCGTATTCTGTTGGAAGAACTGCTTTTCGGCCTTCGTTTCGGGAAAACTGGACATCTCCTGGAAAATCCAGGAGTGCTCACGAAATGGTACACTCCGGAAATATATTATCAGATCGGACATTTCCTTGGCCACGCGCGCCGTGCGCTCTTTTTTGCGCCGCTCAGTGGCCAGTTGACTAGCGATTAAGGCCGCCTCCTGGATGGCCTTTATCCATTCGTAGGCCGTCTCCTGATTGTCAAACCCGATCACAAACGGATTTTGCATCGTTGGTGTTTGTATCTGCAGCTTGAATATGATGCCAGGCTCATTTGATTCGAAGAGCGAGGCCACGGCCCCATAGATCTCAATCGAATCGGTGCGGCCGTCGGTGCCCTCCTCATTCACCGAATTGTAATCCTCTGTGGCGGCATCAATCACCTAAACAGGAGGGgcaatgtatatatatatttaaattaaccATTAATCCATTTAGCTCCTCACCTTTACATAATTGGCTGGCAAATGCTTCTTTATCATGCCGCCATAGTCCCCTATCCACCACATGGTGTTGTTTCTTTGGACATTCGTGATGATGGCATGCTTGGGAAAGGACAGCTCATCCGGTTTGTTGGCCTTGTAGCTGTACAGAGCCTTGCAGGTGACATGCTCTTCCAGATTGGAGCCCATATAATTCGAAGCTCCGTTGCCATCGTTGCTGTGATCTGTGCCCTGCTGTGCATTCTCCGCCAGTGCCTGTCGCAGCAGATCCTGGGACACAGGATGGCAGAGCTTCACATTGCGATACAACGGATTTCTCGTATAATAATGGATGAGCGACACCAACGACTCAAACTGCATCGTATCGATGGCATACAGTCGTCCCTCTTGGATAATCCGACAGTGTTTGATCTTTCGATTGATCGTGAACGAAATGACAAAAGCATTGATGCTCTGCACCGAGGGGCGTACCAAAAACGAACCAATGTCCAGCTTGAACAGTCCCTGCTCGGCCTGCTCCTTGGTGGTGTTTGGATGGAACCAGTCCTGGTCCTCATGCTTCTTCGGCTGTGGCACTGGCTCTTTAAGTATTATCGAAAACTCCGAGCTGCGCAGCATATTCTTGCGATAGTAAACAATCAGCGAATACAGCGAATCGAATATGAAATTCTCGACCAAATAGTAGCGAATGGAGCCGTTCTCGTGCTTCAATTTGATGCGACAGTGATTCGGTCGATTCCGACGCCAAAACGAGAGGCTATAGTCGCCCACAAATGTGGCCGATTCGCGCACCAAAAATGTTCCATCACCAAGATGTTTATACTTTTGCAGCAGGTCGTCGGCTTCTTTGCGGCCACCTGGAACAACAACGAAATTGTAATGCAATCATCATCATTTAATGGAATGGGaaaatattattttaaaattatttacAGGTGAGAGAAAATGAATAGCAAATTATATGGTGAAACCAGTTGAAACCGGTTCTAATACACTACTTATACGCGTTGCTCGGGTAGTGTATGTGTAATATTATTACTATTATCTTTTTATCCaatgaaaaatattttaaCACATTCCCATAAATCCCTCTATCTATACTTTTCCATTAACGAATCACCATCCATTCGTATTCCATTGTATCTCTCTTGCTCTTCCAGCCAACGAGTTACCATCTGGCCGTTACTCCGCCAGTAGAGTATTGGAGAGagaatctaatataccccataTACATACTCTTTGAGTACTTTGCGAACAAAGGGCAGACGGTACATTATGGGGCACTTTTTAAAGTGGATATCCCGTATCGGAACGCAGATATGGGATAACAGATAGGCAGATACGAGAGCACAGATAGCAATAAATATGTCACTTGCATGGCCCGGCAGCTGTAATTATTAA
The Drosophila miranda strain MSH22 chromosome XL, D.miranda_PacBio2.1, whole genome shotgun sequence genome window above contains:
- the LOC108156056 gene encoding 1-phosphatidylinositol 4,5-bisphosphate phosphodiesterase gamma-1 — encoded protein: MSCFSAMNAPLLGEMEQTIGMLERGTIVTKLYGKQRRPDRRHLMLIRETRQLLWSTVAAQTPRTDFEGTIQLREIREIRVGKHSKEFRLFADDCQRYENSKCFVILYGNHFKLKSFSVVALSEIEADNWVRGLRYMVKDTVNASYPLQIDRWLRREYYQIENVNSHSTKSSEQSQTQVTIKDFKMFLAGVSCKMTTSKFMECFTDDVRRKHDLKFDDFSRLYQKLLLPHSFANILCGGTAASSAFPYSEDQQTVRPTELKRFLETEQRDLNVGELNSGSISGFIRDFVQDVERDVQEPYLTLSEFVDYLFSKQNDLWNSKYDAIFMDMNLPLSSYWIASSHNTYLTGDQFSSESSCEAYARALRMGCRCIELDCWNGPDNLPYIFHGHTMTSKIKFMDVVKTIKDHAFTTSEYPVILSIEQNCSLEQQRNMAQALIEVFGDMLLTQPCDRNEQHLPSPYQLRRKIILKHKKLPQYDETTFSGVGISNGGIAAAAAGGGGGSSLTHRSSLSGGGGENEGENMRKVFKEGLLYFKDPVDKSWNLYQFVLTQQELIYTSEISESHRNGNSEDDDFGLSTSCSLNNTMQQKQKDTSANDELHFGENWFHGKLEGGRKEADDLLQKYKHLGDGTFLVRESATFVGDYSLSFWRRNRPNHCRIKLKHENGSIRYYLVENFIFDSLYSLIVYYRKNMLRSSEFSIILKEPVPQPKKHEDQDWFHPNTTKEQAEQGLFKLDIGSFLVRPSVQSINAFVISFTINRKIKHCRIIQEGRLYAIDTMQFESLVSLIHYYTRNPLYRNVKLCHPVSQDLLRQALAENAQQGTDHSNDGNGASNYMGSNLEEHVTCKALYSYKANKPDELSFPKHAIITNVQRNNTMWWIGDYGGMIKKHLPANYVKVIDAATEDYNSVNEEGTDGRTDSIEIYGAVASLFESNEPGIIFKLQIQTPTMQNPFVIGFDNQETAYEWIKAIQEAALIASQLATERRKKERTARVAKEMSDLIIYFRSVPFREHSWIFQEMSSFPETKAEKQFFQQNTQLFLSYHRNQISRVYPKGQRLDSSNFNPVPFWNIGSQMIALNYQTGDKAMQLNQAKFRNNGQCGYILKPSFMKAESFNPNNPLSDGLNEVRVSIRLIAARHLFRGGKSNNPQIVVEIMGASFDTGIKYRTKVNENGFNPVWNEACEFTVRNPQFAILRFEVQDEDMFAETHFIAQACYPLTCVRQGYRSVILRNKFSEELELSSLLVNIKITNITST
- the LOC108156087 gene encoding splicing factor U2AF 50 kDa subunit, whose amino-acid sequence is MGYDDRERDRDRDRRRHRSRSRDRHRERSRDHRHHRNSRRKPSLYWDVPPPGFEHITPMQYKAMQASGQIPASVVPDTPQTAVPVVGSTITRQARRLYVGNIPFGVTEEEMMEFFNQQMHLVGLAQAAGSPVLACQINLDKNFAFLEFRSIDETTQAMAFDGINLKGQSLKIRRPHDYQPMPGITDTPAIKPAVVSSGVISTVVPDSPHKIFIGGLPNYLNDDQVKELLLSFGKLRAFNLVKDAATGLSKGYAFCEYVDLSITDQSIAGLNGMQLGDKKLIVQRASVGAKNAQNASNSSQSVMLQVPGLSTVVSSGPPTEVLCLLNMVTPDELRDEEEYEDILEDIKEECTKYGVVRSVEIPRPIEGVEVPGCGKVFVEFNSVLDCQKAQQALTGRKFSDRVVVTSYFDPDKYHRREF
- the LOC108156065 gene encoding uncharacterized protein LOC108156065 codes for the protein MSIKIYLPIDYFTLKQPTNLYGQVQINEDVVYYVVDAVDFDFNTASMEHGTISNLRFLGSILCSNTCAEKPNIYHQLDMRICFTYDKKEPNISLGYIGITPEHLKQIKIILYHKKKVQELFVNDEITLDQPSGSGGSDCDFLELFRLAQSEVAVHKPKNRALKSGLHLLLLVADAPIQLFKYTAENVFINNIMGHTTVYKHFKEWQSTCHKGNRMKNIVLDRVLGILLMVIMFSLVTPPGDFLIQISHGIINQLYSLLNVLEGSPIGLKLNIHLNNFFLDCFKYHIQLWSMFLDLIEPIVRQVFLAIGVFGCLGFTFQIALLADLISIVSLHSHCFHIYTKVLYKVEKKGLSVLWQVVRGNRYNILKGRIEAHNYMDRQLYLATIFFSAILFLFPTTLVYYVVFAFLKSLTHATLAIFEFFRRKLLFFPLEVCLKWLRKELHEIDCLKIEDVALPAKTFLLHKHYKINVAVFKIRV